Proteins encoded in a region of the Rhodothermales bacterium genome:
- the ribE gene encoding 6,7-dimethyl-8-ribityllumazine synthase has translation MPIVLEGELTAGTARFAIVVSRFNSFITEKLLDGALDAFRRHGADMESLTVAWCPGAFEAPLLVKRLAATGRFDAIVCLGAVIRGATSHYDFVAGQAAAGIARTALEADIPVLFGVITTETIEQAIERAGSKAGNKGAEAAVSAIEMVNVLRKCS, from the coding sequence ATGCCCATCGTCCTCGAAGGAGAACTGACCGCCGGCACGGCGCGCTTCGCGATCGTAGTCAGCCGCTTTAACTCGTTTATCACCGAGAAATTGCTCGATGGGGCGCTCGACGCGTTCCGCCGGCACGGCGCGGACATGGAGTCGCTCACCGTCGCGTGGTGCCCGGGCGCCTTCGAGGCCCCGCTTCTCGTCAAGCGGCTCGCGGCTACCGGCCGGTTCGACGCCATCGTCTGCCTCGGCGCCGTCATCCGGGGGGCCACCTCGCACTACGACTTCGTCGCCGGCCAGGCGGCGGCCGGCATTGCACGCACGGCCCTCGAGGCGGATATCCCGGTGCTGTTCGGGGTAATCACGACTGAAACGATTGAGCAGGCCATCGAACGGGCCGGCAGCAAGGCCGGCAACAAGGGCGCCGAAGCCGCCGTCTCGGCCATCGAGATGGTCAACGTGCTGAGAAAGTGTTCATGA
- a CDS encoding regulator — protein sequence MRRLLLILVLGLLAAPAAIAQVGAWQAHTSFRQVVDLSASDASIWVATTGGVFAYDPAGSELRRFTPAEGLHNVLTQAVLYSAACECVWIGYRDGVLDRLDVLTGAVRSFRDIERAAQFPSRTIRRIVEQGDSLLVATDFGLVVFDPVRGEVRDTYSQLGSLTPGATVYDVVVGGLDGETPAFWLATAEGIARAPLDTPNPKDPASWTIEAVPGSGPLTALAIFEGALYAGGASAVFRRAGPGAYAEVVRTGVVQRLRPVGDRLMSVSGFSLVAIDAAGGVQTVSSPALQAMRSVVEGPDGGLWVGDEAAGLVATEPIAAGALTLDVIAADIYPEGPYDGQFSDLAFAGDGTLWLGGVRGSNVGFYKLSPDGTWTSYTSRFRPELVGRRTEFRYAHVDARGHAWVGSFGGALLEVTLEDEIVVHDQSNSSLRRAEAVTDETFIIIGGIGSQPDGTVWVTNVDAARPLSVWQPGEGWASLPSPIG from the coding sequence ATGAGACGACTCCTCCTCATCCTCGTTCTCGGGCTGCTGGCGGCGCCGGCGGCCATCGCGCAAGTGGGCGCCTGGCAGGCGCATACGTCCTTCCGGCAGGTGGTGGATCTGTCCGCTTCCGACGCATCGATCTGGGTGGCGACTACCGGTGGGGTGTTCGCATACGACCCGGCCGGCTCGGAATTGCGCCGGTTCACGCCGGCCGAGGGGCTGCACAACGTACTCACCCAGGCCGTGTTGTACAGCGCGGCGTGTGAATGTGTGTGGATCGGGTATCGGGATGGGGTGCTCGATCGGCTCGATGTGCTGACCGGCGCCGTACGCTCGTTCCGCGACATCGAACGCGCGGCTCAGTTTCCGAGCCGCACCATTCGGCGCATCGTAGAACAGGGCGACTCATTACTGGTGGCCACGGACTTCGGCCTGGTGGTGTTCGATCCCGTTCGGGGCGAAGTGCGCGACACCTACAGTCAGCTTGGCTCTCTCACACCCGGCGCTACAGTGTATGATGTCGTCGTAGGCGGGCTCGATGGTGAAACGCCGGCGTTTTGGTTGGCCACGGCAGAGGGCATCGCCCGTGCGCCGCTCGATACGCCCAATCCGAAAGACCCTGCCAGCTGGACTATCGAGGCTGTCCCTGGCTCGGGGCCCCTGACGGCGCTGGCGATATTCGAGGGCGCGCTGTACGCCGGCGGTGCGTCGGCCGTGTTCCGCCGGGCGGGACCCGGCGCCTACGCTGAAGTTGTCCGAACCGGCGTCGTGCAGCGGTTGCGACCGGTGGGTGATCGGCTCATGAGCGTCAGCGGATTCTCGCTGGTCGCGATCGACGCTGCCGGTGGGGTACAGACGGTAAGTAGCCCGGCACTCCAGGCGATGCGGAGTGTCGTCGAAGGGCCTGATGGAGGGCTGTGGGTGGGGGATGAAGCCGCCGGCCTCGTCGCGACGGAGCCGATCGCCGCCGGCGCTCTGACGCTGGATGTGATCGCGGCGGATATCTACCCGGAAGGTCCGTACGACGGCCAGTTCTCCGACCTCGCCTTTGCAGGCGACGGCACGCTCTGGCTGGGCGGCGTGCGAGGTTCCAACGTGGGATTTTATAAGCTGTCGCCGGATGGGACGTGGACGAGTTATACATCGCGCTTCCGGCCCGAATTGGTGGGCCGGCGGACCGAATTTCGGTATGCCCACGTCGACGCACGTGGGCACGCCTGGGTCGGCTCCTTCGGCGGCGCCCTGCTCGAAGTGACGCTTGAAGACGAGATCGTCGTGCACGACCAGTCCAACTCCTCGCTCCGCCGCGCCGAGGCCGTCACCGACGAGACATTTATCATCATCGGCGGCATCGGCAGCCAGCCGGACGGGACGGTGTGGGTCACGAATGTCGACGCCGCCCGCCCGCTCAGCGTGTGGCAGCCCGGCGAGGGGTGGGCGTCGTTGCCATCCCCTATCGGC